The following proteins are encoded in a genomic region of Brachypodium distachyon strain Bd21 chromosome 1, Brachypodium_distachyon_v3.0, whole genome shotgun sequence:
- the LOC100836530 gene encoding cysteine-rich receptor-like protein kinase 6 isoform X3, with translation MLLVALIFLLSLPAPSAGGNRSFCTDADGTHKPNSTYRSNLRSLADELIARATKSHSATGMSGGASSDKAYGAVLCRGDSTGADCGRLLREAFESTINAVCALHRDVAFYSELYQLRFSDKDFLSTFSNAPEWVDGTNLNLVPDAEAGQFDEVVAELTRTLAEAAAEQPDRYKTADAPWPSRERERRVYGLAQCTQDMPPDRCRVCLYAIAAEIRRKIGSGKMGGAIHGAQCTLRYETDTQFFATTGQREDHALLIIGTVYSLSVICTRLLFWLLCIIRRRRKGGETNSMEQRENMDEVLRLWKSEDTNSEFSLYDFAQIADATDNFSSSQILGEGGFGPVYKGVFPGGQEVAIKRLAARSRQGLVEFKNEIQLVAKLQHRHLVRLLGCCVHNEEKILIYEYMTNKSLDYFIFDPIRRTSLNWKIRMKIVEGIAQGLLYLHEHSRLRIIHRDLKAGNILLDVELIPKISDFGMARIFPSDATQTKASRLVGTYGYMAPEYAFEGLLSIKSDVFSFGVLLLEIISGRRSAGFQHYGEFQNLLQYKDTSIFRHGKCGKTRDGMNSVINHLAMNANQEI, from the exons ATGCTGCTCGTAGCTCTAATATTTCTCCTCTCCTTGCCGGCGCCATCGGCCGGCGGGAACCGGTCGTTCTGCACCGATGCCGACGGCACGCACAAGCCAAACAGCACCTACAGGTCTAACCTGCGATCCCTCGCCGATGAGCTTATCGCCAGAGCCACCAAGTCTCACTCGGCCACTGGCATGTCCGGCGGCGCGAGCTCCGACAAGGCCTACGGCGCCGTGCTTTGCCGAGGTGACTCCACCGGCGCCGACTGCGGCAGGCTCCTCCGGGAGGCCTTCGAGAGCACCATCAACGCCGTATGCGCGCTCCACAGGGACGTGGCATTCTACTCCGAGCTGTACCAGCTTCGGTTCTCCGACAAGGACTTCCTCTCCACCTTCAGCAACGCGCCGGAGTGGGTCGACGGCACCAACCTGAACCTCGTGCCAGACGCCGAGGCCGGCCAGTTCGACGAGGTAGTCGCCGAGCTCACGAGAACGCTGGCGGAGGCCGCTGCGGAGCAGCCGGACAGGTACAAAACGGCAgatgcgccatggccgtcaCGGGAAAGGGAGCGGAGGGTCTACGGGCTTGCGCAGTGCACGCAGGACATGCCGCCGGACCGCTGCCGCGTTTGCCTGTATGCCATCGCCGCGGAGATCCGACGGAAGATCGGCAGTGGCAAGATGGGCGGGGCCATTCATGGCGCCCAGTGCACGCTCCGGTACGAGACGGACACCCAGTTCTTTGCCACCACAG GGCAACGGGAGGACCATGCACTCTTGATCATTGGTACAGTTTACTCGCTTTCGGTCATCTGTACACGCTTACTTTTCTGGCTCCTGTGTATCATCAGAAGACGAAGAAAAGGAG GGGAAACGAACTCAATGGAGCAGCGCGAGAACATGGATGAAGTACTGAGGCTTTGGAAGAGCGAAGATACCAATTCTGAGTTCTCCTTGTATGATTTCGCACAAATTGCAGATGCTACAGACAACTTCTCATCCAGCCAAATATTAGGAGAGGGTGGGTTTGGACCAGTTTACAAG GGTGTTTTTCCTGGCGGACAGGAAGTAGCAATAAAAAGACTCGCCGCACGGTCAAGACAAGGTCTAGTGGAATTCAAAAATGAGATCCAACTGGTGGCAAAACTTCAGCACAGACACCTCGTTAGGCTGCTTGGTTGTTGCGTCCATAATGAAGAGAAGATATTGATTTATGAATACATGACAAACAAAAGCTTGGACTACTTCATTTTTG ATCCAATCAGAAGGACATCACTAAACTGGAAGATACGGATGAAAATAGTTGAAGGAATAGCCCAAGGGCTTTTATACCTTCACGAGCATTCAAGACTGCGTATCATCCATAGGGATTTGAAAGCAGGCAATATTCTGTTGGACGTCGAGTTAATTCCTAAGATTTCTGATTTTGGCATGGCAAGGATATTCCCATCAGATGCCACTCAAACAAAAGCAAGCAGACTTGTTGGAACGTA TGGTTACATGGCTCCTGAATATGCATTTGAGGGCCTTCTATCTATCAAGTCAgatgttttcagttttggggTACTGCTTCTTGAGATTATAAGTGGAAGGAGGAGTGCAGGCTTCCAGCACTACGGAGAATTTCAAAATCTTCTTCAATAT aaagatacatctattttcaGGCATGGCAAATGTGGAAAGACAAGAGATGGAATGAATTCAGTGATCAATCATTTGGCGATGAATGCAAACCAGGAGATATGA
- the LOC100836530 gene encoding cysteine-rich receptor-like protein kinase 6 isoform X2, with product MLLVALIFLLSLPAPSAGGNRSFCTDADGTHKPNSTYRSNLRSLADELIARATKSHSATGMSGGASSDKAYGAVLCRGDSTGADCGRLLREAFESTINAVCALHRDVAFYSELYQLRFSDKDFLSTFSNAPEWVDGTNLNLVPDAEAGQFDEVVAELTRTLAEAAAEQPDRYKTADAPWPSRERERRVYGLAQCTQDMPPDRCRVCLYAIAAEIRRKIGSGKMGGAIHGAQCTLRYETDTQFFATTGQREDHALLIIGTVYSLSVICTRLLFWLLCIIRRRRKGGETNSMEQRENMDEVLRLWKSEDTNSEFSLYDFAQIADATDNFSSSQILGEGGFGPVYKEVAIKRLAARSRQGLVEFKNEIQLVAKLQHRHLVRLLGCCVHNEEKILIYEYMTNKSLDYFIFDPIRRTSLNWKIRMKIVEGIAQGLLYLHEHSRLRIIHRDLKAGNILLDVELIPKISDFGMARIFPSDATQTKASRLVGTYGYMAPEYAFEGLLSIKSDVFSFGVLLLEIISGRRSAGFQHYGEFQNLLQYAWQMWKDKRWNEFSDQSFGDECKPGDMMKYLTLALMCVQVKAIDRPTMSNVVTMLNSDEISIPEPRQPAYSYIRADVSVNVNVSCSRNDVTLTTVDGR from the exons ATGCTGCTCGTAGCTCTAATATTTCTCCTCTCCTTGCCGGCGCCATCGGCCGGCGGGAACCGGTCGTTCTGCACCGATGCCGACGGCACGCACAAGCCAAACAGCACCTACAGGTCTAACCTGCGATCCCTCGCCGATGAGCTTATCGCCAGAGCCACCAAGTCTCACTCGGCCACTGGCATGTCCGGCGGCGCGAGCTCCGACAAGGCCTACGGCGCCGTGCTTTGCCGAGGTGACTCCACCGGCGCCGACTGCGGCAGGCTCCTCCGGGAGGCCTTCGAGAGCACCATCAACGCCGTATGCGCGCTCCACAGGGACGTGGCATTCTACTCCGAGCTGTACCAGCTTCGGTTCTCCGACAAGGACTTCCTCTCCACCTTCAGCAACGCGCCGGAGTGGGTCGACGGCACCAACCTGAACCTCGTGCCAGACGCCGAGGCCGGCCAGTTCGACGAGGTAGTCGCCGAGCTCACGAGAACGCTGGCGGAGGCCGCTGCGGAGCAGCCGGACAGGTACAAAACGGCAgatgcgccatggccgtcaCGGGAAAGGGAGCGGAGGGTCTACGGGCTTGCGCAGTGCACGCAGGACATGCCGCCGGACCGCTGCCGCGTTTGCCTGTATGCCATCGCCGCGGAGATCCGACGGAAGATCGGCAGTGGCAAGATGGGCGGGGCCATTCATGGCGCCCAGTGCACGCTCCGGTACGAGACGGACACCCAGTTCTTTGCCACCACAG GGCAACGGGAGGACCATGCACTCTTGATCATTGGTACAGTTTACTCGCTTTCGGTCATCTGTACACGCTTACTTTTCTGGCTCCTGTGTATCATCAGAAGACGAAGAAAAGGAG GGGAAACGAACTCAATGGAGCAGCGCGAGAACATGGATGAAGTACTGAGGCTTTGGAAGAGCGAAGATACCAATTCTGAGTTCTCCTTGTATGATTTCGCACAAATTGCAGATGCTACAGACAACTTCTCATCCAGCCAAATATTAGGAGAGGGTGGGTTTGGACCAGTTTACAAG GAAGTAGCAATAAAAAGACTCGCCGCACGGTCAAGACAAGGTCTAGTGGAATTCAAAAATGAGATCCAACTGGTGGCAAAACTTCAGCACAGACACCTCGTTAGGCTGCTTGGTTGTTGCGTCCATAATGAAGAGAAGATATTGATTTATGAATACATGACAAACAAAAGCTTGGACTACTTCATTTTTG ATCCAATCAGAAGGACATCACTAAACTGGAAGATACGGATGAAAATAGTTGAAGGAATAGCCCAAGGGCTTTTATACCTTCACGAGCATTCAAGACTGCGTATCATCCATAGGGATTTGAAAGCAGGCAATATTCTGTTGGACGTCGAGTTAATTCCTAAGATTTCTGATTTTGGCATGGCAAGGATATTCCCATCAGATGCCACTCAAACAAAAGCAAGCAGACTTGTTGGAACGTA TGGTTACATGGCTCCTGAATATGCATTTGAGGGCCTTCTATCTATCAAGTCAgatgttttcagttttggggTACTGCTTCTTGAGATTATAAGTGGAAGGAGGAGTGCAGGCTTCCAGCACTACGGAGAATTTCAAAATCTTCTTCAATAT GCATGGCAAATGTGGAAAGACAAGAGATGGAATGAATTCAGTGATCAATCATTTGGCGATGAATGCAAACCAGGAGATATGATGAAATATCTCACTTTGGCACTAATGTGTGTCCAAGTGAAAGCAATAGACCGTCCCACTATGTCCAATGTTGTTACAATGCTTAACAGCGATGAAATTTCCATACCAGAGCCGAGGCAACCAGCTTATTCCTATATCAGAGCAGATGTGTCAGTAAACGTCAATGTATCATGTAGCAGAAATGATGTAACCCTCACCACTGTTGATGGTAGATAA
- the LOC100837051 gene encoding cysteine-rich receptor-like protein kinase 10 isoform X2, giving the protein MMPQSSLLVLFIFFSTSQALCSDNNGGMYMPNNTYKLNLITLAQILFANATEVHSATGMAGIGPDKVYGAVLCRGDSDGSDCHKRLTKALDEAINSEAGYSNSLQSNRNVTYYYDQYQAQISFSDQDFISSFSNVPGCTMNTNLNSMTATVVKPFEDLVTKLLRALADAVVSRAEKYAVGKAWFEETGQTVYGLTQCIQDVPYEHCAACLDGIISDRQSKIASGQMGVVILGLWCTLRYETETQFFTDTKMLSLNAVTRSKTHIFQWNNSVLVSVGGFLLVLSISCMAFHIWIRTQQQREKTVFKLRQLYLAIQIAINLWRMGGTNPEFSLYDFSQINEATNNFSIDNQLGQGGFGPVYKGRLSNGLKIAVKRLETSSLQGLMEFQNEIQLIAKLQHNNLVKLLGCCTRGDREKMLVYEYMENKSLDYFIFDIAKGARLNWSKRLHIINGIAQVATYLQSMFVREFALSRQMYLASAC; this is encoded by the exons ATGATGCCACAATCATCTCTCTTAgtcctcttcatcttcttctcaacCAGCCAGGCACTCTGCAGTGACAATAATGGAGGCATGTACATGCCAAACAATACCTACAAATTAAACCTTATCACCCTTGCTCAGATACTATTTGCCAACGCCACGGAAGTACACTCAGCTACTGGCATGGCTGGCATAGGCCCAGACAAGGTCTACGGCGCGGTGCTTTGCCGAGGTGATTCTGATGGCTCCGACTGTCATAAGCGCCTAACTAAGGCCCTTGATGAAGCAATCAACAGCGAAGCTGGCTACTCTAACTCCCTCCAGAGCAACAGGAATGTGACTTACTACTACGACCAATACCAGGCACAGATAAGCTTCTCCGACCAGGACTTCATTTCCAGCTTCAGCAACGTGCCAGGGTGCACCATGAATACTAACCTGAACTCCATGACGGCTACTGTAGTGAAGCCTTTTGAGGATCTTGTCACCAAGCTGTTGCGTGCTCTTGCTGATGCTGTGGTGAGCCGAGCAGAGAAATATGCAGTCGGCAAAGCTTGGTTTGAAGAGACAGGACAGACGGTGTATGGTCTGACACAGTGCATACAGGATGTGCCATATGAGCATTGTGCGGCCTGCCTGGATGGCATCATCTCAGACAGGCAGAGTAAGATTGCTTCTGGACAGATGGGAGTGGTGATTCTTGGGTTGTGGTGCACACTGCGGTATGAGACCGAAACACAGTTCTTTACCGATACCAAGATGTTGTCGCTAAATGCGGTCACAAGAA GTAAAACACATATCTTTCAATGGAACAATTCGGTCTTGGTTAGCGTTGGAGGTTTCCTGCTAGTACTATCTATTTCTTGCATGGCTTTTCATATATGGATCAGAACACAACAACAAAGAG aaaaaaCAGTTTTTAAGCTACGACAGCTCTACTTGGCAATACAAATTGCAATAAATCTTTGGAGGATGGGAGGAACCAACCCAGAATTTTCTCTGTATGATTTCTCCCAGATAAATGAGGCCACAAATAACTTCTCGATTGATAATCAACTGGGACAAGGTGGCTTCGGTCCTGTATATAAG GGGAGATTGAGCAATGGACTTAAAATAGCAGTCAAGAGACTGGAAACGAGTTCTCTACAAGGTTTAATGGAGTTCCAAAACGAAATTCAACTTATAGCAAAGCTTCAACACAATAATCTTGTGAAACTGCTGGGATGTTGCACTCGAGGAGATCGAGAAAAGATGCTTGTATATGAAtacatggaaaacaaaagcCTTGACTACTTCATCTTTG ATATTGCTAAAGGAGCACGGTTAAACTGGTCAAAACGTCTACATATAATTAATGGGATTGCTCAAG TGGCTACATACCTCCAGAGTATGTTTGTGAGGGAGTTTGCTCTATCAAGACAGATGTATTTAGCTTCGGCGTGTTGA
- the LOC100836530 gene encoding cysteine-rich receptor-like protein kinase 6 isoform X1: protein MLLVALIFLLSLPAPSAGGNRSFCTDADGTHKPNSTYRSNLRSLADELIARATKSHSATGMSGGASSDKAYGAVLCRGDSTGADCGRLLREAFESTINAVCALHRDVAFYSELYQLRFSDKDFLSTFSNAPEWVDGTNLNLVPDAEAGQFDEVVAELTRTLAEAAAEQPDRYKTADAPWPSRERERRVYGLAQCTQDMPPDRCRVCLYAIAAEIRRKIGSGKMGGAIHGAQCTLRYETDTQFFATTGQREDHALLIIGTVYSLSVICTRLLFWLLCIIRRRRKGGETNSMEQRENMDEVLRLWKSEDTNSEFSLYDFAQIADATDNFSSSQILGEGGFGPVYKGVFPGGQEVAIKRLAARSRQGLVEFKNEIQLVAKLQHRHLVRLLGCCVHNEEKILIYEYMTNKSLDYFIFDPIRRTSLNWKIRMKIVEGIAQGLLYLHEHSRLRIIHRDLKAGNILLDVELIPKISDFGMARIFPSDATQTKASRLVGTYGYMAPEYAFEGLLSIKSDVFSFGVLLLEIISGRRSAGFQHYGEFQNLLQYAWQMWKDKRWNEFSDQSFGDECKPGDMMKYLTLALMCVQVKAIDRPTMSNVVTMLNSDEISIPEPRQPAYSYIRADVSVNVNVSCSRNDVTLTTVDGR from the exons ATGCTGCTCGTAGCTCTAATATTTCTCCTCTCCTTGCCGGCGCCATCGGCCGGCGGGAACCGGTCGTTCTGCACCGATGCCGACGGCACGCACAAGCCAAACAGCACCTACAGGTCTAACCTGCGATCCCTCGCCGATGAGCTTATCGCCAGAGCCACCAAGTCTCACTCGGCCACTGGCATGTCCGGCGGCGCGAGCTCCGACAAGGCCTACGGCGCCGTGCTTTGCCGAGGTGACTCCACCGGCGCCGACTGCGGCAGGCTCCTCCGGGAGGCCTTCGAGAGCACCATCAACGCCGTATGCGCGCTCCACAGGGACGTGGCATTCTACTCCGAGCTGTACCAGCTTCGGTTCTCCGACAAGGACTTCCTCTCCACCTTCAGCAACGCGCCGGAGTGGGTCGACGGCACCAACCTGAACCTCGTGCCAGACGCCGAGGCCGGCCAGTTCGACGAGGTAGTCGCCGAGCTCACGAGAACGCTGGCGGAGGCCGCTGCGGAGCAGCCGGACAGGTACAAAACGGCAgatgcgccatggccgtcaCGGGAAAGGGAGCGGAGGGTCTACGGGCTTGCGCAGTGCACGCAGGACATGCCGCCGGACCGCTGCCGCGTTTGCCTGTATGCCATCGCCGCGGAGATCCGACGGAAGATCGGCAGTGGCAAGATGGGCGGGGCCATTCATGGCGCCCAGTGCACGCTCCGGTACGAGACGGACACCCAGTTCTTTGCCACCACAG GGCAACGGGAGGACCATGCACTCTTGATCATTGGTACAGTTTACTCGCTTTCGGTCATCTGTACACGCTTACTTTTCTGGCTCCTGTGTATCATCAGAAGACGAAGAAAAGGAG GGGAAACGAACTCAATGGAGCAGCGCGAGAACATGGATGAAGTACTGAGGCTTTGGAAGAGCGAAGATACCAATTCTGAGTTCTCCTTGTATGATTTCGCACAAATTGCAGATGCTACAGACAACTTCTCATCCAGCCAAATATTAGGAGAGGGTGGGTTTGGACCAGTTTACAAG GGTGTTTTTCCTGGCGGACAGGAAGTAGCAATAAAAAGACTCGCCGCACGGTCAAGACAAGGTCTAGTGGAATTCAAAAATGAGATCCAACTGGTGGCAAAACTTCAGCACAGACACCTCGTTAGGCTGCTTGGTTGTTGCGTCCATAATGAAGAGAAGATATTGATTTATGAATACATGACAAACAAAAGCTTGGACTACTTCATTTTTG ATCCAATCAGAAGGACATCACTAAACTGGAAGATACGGATGAAAATAGTTGAAGGAATAGCCCAAGGGCTTTTATACCTTCACGAGCATTCAAGACTGCGTATCATCCATAGGGATTTGAAAGCAGGCAATATTCTGTTGGACGTCGAGTTAATTCCTAAGATTTCTGATTTTGGCATGGCAAGGATATTCCCATCAGATGCCACTCAAACAAAAGCAAGCAGACTTGTTGGAACGTA TGGTTACATGGCTCCTGAATATGCATTTGAGGGCCTTCTATCTATCAAGTCAgatgttttcagttttggggTACTGCTTCTTGAGATTATAAGTGGAAGGAGGAGTGCAGGCTTCCAGCACTACGGAGAATTTCAAAATCTTCTTCAATAT GCATGGCAAATGTGGAAAGACAAGAGATGGAATGAATTCAGTGATCAATCATTTGGCGATGAATGCAAACCAGGAGATATGATGAAATATCTCACTTTGGCACTAATGTGTGTCCAAGTGAAAGCAATAGACCGTCCCACTATGTCCAATGTTGTTACAATGCTTAACAGCGATGAAATTTCCATACCAGAGCCGAGGCAACCAGCTTATTCCTATATCAGAGCAGATGTGTCAGTAAACGTCAATGTATCATGTAGCAGAAATGATGTAACCCTCACCACTGTTGATGGTAGATAA